The following proteins come from a genomic window of Lolium rigidum isolate FL_2022 chromosome 5, APGP_CSIRO_Lrig_0.1, whole genome shotgun sequence:
- the LOC124657585 gene encoding aspartic proteinase nepenthesin-1-like, with protein MAASLLFLLLLPLAPALVSSTPYAMMAKEARPVIKQSAKAYMEQKVQVQQGIASRSGQQMATDSSVALVFDLSIGTSPQKLSVVMDITTELVWAQCDACSSCIRLTPPATPTFMPNNSSSFAEVGCTSQTCQRMIPGEHGCTHDDDPCGYPNDFYGWNTSGVLATDMFTFGTTPVPGVLFGCSGDIMVPDLAGTSGVAGFSRGPLSLVSQLNISSFTYFIPPHGDAASKSFVSWTFDKSERYKKKRGAARCSPQQTWGGAADHQFAAGQMRTGGRRSSTPLLAAKKNQLYPYLYYVNLTGLQVDGQLLTAIPPGFFDVRPTGTGGVFLSSTLPVTYLEEAAYNVLRPELVRRIQSQGVAPVTADDDVNNLCFLTRDFSGVKIPGIALVFDGDSATMELKVENYFLAVADGQLTCLTILPSIGGSILGSLLQAGRTMTYDIHGVQLTFQTAAAGAPTPGLWSMIMATLLVWLLCPENLVYAI; from the exons ATGGCGGCctcacttctttttcttctccttcttcctctggCTCCGGCGCTGGTCTCGTCGACCCCATATGCCATGATGGCGAAAGAGGCCCGTCCGGTCATCAAGCAATCAGCTAAGGCTTACATGGAACAGAAGGTGCAAGTGCAGCAGGGTATAGCGAGCCGCTCCGGCCAGCAGATGGCGACTGACAGCTCCGTCGCCTTAGTCTTCGACCTCTCCATCGGGACCTCGCCGCAGAAACTCTCCGTGGTAATGGACATCACCACCGAGCTCGTCTGGGCGCAGTGCGACGCCTGCTCCTCGTGCATCAGGCTCACGCCGCCCGCGACGCCTACCTTTATGCCCAACAACTCCAGCTCCTTCGCCGAGGTCGGCTGCACCTCCCAGACCTGCCAGCGTATGATCCCCGGCGAACACGGCTGTACCCATGACGACGACCCCTGCGGGTACCCGAACGACTTTTACGGCTGGAACACGTCCGGCGTCCTCGCCACCGACATGTTCACCTTCGGGACCACGCCCGTCCCCGGCGTGCTGTTCGGCTGCAGCGGCGACATCATGGTGCCGGACCTCGCCGGCACCTCTGGCGTTGCCGGTTTCAGCAGGGGGCCGCTCTCCCTCGTGTCGCAGCTCAACATCTCCAGCTTCACCTACTTTATTCCTCCTCACGGCGACGCTGCGAGCAAGAGCTTCGTGAGCTGGACCTT TGATAAGAGTGAGAGGTACAAGAAGAAGAGAGGGGCTGCGAGATGCAGCCCCCAACAGACCTGGGGTGGCGCCGCCGACCACCAGTTCGCCGCGGGGCAGATGCGTACGGGGGGCAGACGCAGCAGCACGCCGCTTCTGGCGGCCAAGAAGAACCAGCTGTACCCTTACTTGTACTACGTCAACCTCACTGGCTTGCAGGTCGACGGCCAGCTCCTGACCGCCATCCCGCCGGGGTTCTTCGACGTACGGCCGACCGGCACCGGCGGAGTGTTCCTCAGCAGCACCCTGCCCGTCACATACCTCGAGGAGGCCGCGTACAACGTCCTGAGACCGGAGCTCGTGAGAAGGATCCAGTCACAGGGCGTGGCTCCGGTGACCGCCGACGACGACGTCAACAACCTGTGCTTCCTCACGCGTGACTTCTCCGGGGTCAAAATACCCGGGATCGCGCTGGTGTTCGACGGTGACAGTGCAACGATGGAGCTCAAGGTGGAGAACTacttcctcgccgtcgccgacgggCAGCTGACGTGCCTCACCATACTGCCGTCAATCGGCGGGTCCATCCTGGGCAGCCTGCTGCAGGCGGGCAGAACCATGACCTACGACATCCATGGCGTGCAACTGACGTTCCAGACGGCGGCGGCAGGTGCTCCAACGCCGGGGTTGTGGTCCATGATAATGGCCACTCTTCTAGTGTGGCTGCTCTGCCCAGAAAATCTCGTGTACGCCATCTGA
- the LOC124657584 gene encoding mavicyanin-like, which produces MASRLLLAVAVVAGCAVGLSGATIHIAGANHGWKPNMNYTLWSRSQTFSVGDLISFRYQNGTHNVFEVNETGYGSCTMDGVAGNWTSGKDFVPLVEPRRYFFICGNGFCQAGMKVAITVIGQDFQFHDHGPEMETDCPADCGTAAASVAARLVVTALAVAIAALA; this is translated from the exons ATGGCATCCAGGCTGCTGCTCGCCGTCGCTGTGGTGGCCGGCTGCGCGGTGGGGCTCTCCGGCGCGACGATCCACATCGCTGGGGCCAACCACGGGTGGAAACCCAACATGAACTACACCCTCTGGTCTCGCAGCCAGACCTTCTCCGTCGGCGACCTCATCT CGTTCCGGTACCAGAATGGGACGCACAACGTGTTCGAGGTGAACGAGACGGGGTACGGCAGCTGCACCATGGACGGGGTCGCCGGCAACTGGACCTCCGGCAAGGACTTCGTCCCGCTCGTCGAGCCCCGCCGCTACTTCTTCATCTGCGGCAACGGCTTCTGCCAGGCCGGCATGAAGGTCGCCATCACCGTCATCGGCCAGGATTTCCAGTTCCACGACCACGGGCCAGAGATGGAGACAGATTGCCCTGCTGATTGCGGCACCGCCGCTGCCTCAGTTGCCGCTAGGCTCGTGGTCACAGCGCTCGCGGTTGCCATTGCTGCTCTCGCCTAG